ACTCGGGGAACAACCTCCCCGCGCAGATCGACCTGTATGCGACGCAGGGGGACGAGTACAAGTTCCTCTTCGTCACCAAGGGGGGCGGGTCCGCGAACAAGATGTACCTTTACCAGGAGACGAAGGCGCTGCTCAACTCCGCCTCCCTCGAGAAATTCCTCGTGGAGAAGATGAAGACGCTCGGGACCGCCGCGTGCCCGCCGTACCACCTGGCGTTCGTCGTCGGCGGCACCTCCGCCGAAGCGTGCCTGAAGGCGGTGAAACTCGCCTCCACGAAGTACTTCGACCATCTGCCCACGACCGGGAACAAGGGGGGTCGGGCGTTCCGCGACGTCGAGATGGAGGAGAAACTCCTCCATGCGGCGCAGAAGTCCGGTTACGGCGCGCAGTTCGGCGGGAAATATTTCGCCCTCGACGTACGGGTGATCCGCCTGCCGCGCCATGGCGCCTCCTGCCCGGTCGGCATGGGCGTCTCCTGCTCCGCGGACCGGAACGTGAAGGCGAAGATCAACAAGGGCGGGATCTGGCTCGAGGAGCTGGAGCGCAACCCCGGGCGGCTCATCCCGGCGAAGTACCGCGGGAAGCACGAGCACGGGGTGGTCATGGTCGACCTCAACCGGCCGATGAAAGAGATCCTCGCCGAGCTCACCAAGTATCCCGTCACGACGCAGCTCTCGCTCAACGGGACGATCATCGTGGGGCGGGACATCGCCCACGCGAAGCTGAAGGAGCGGATCGACAAGGGCGAGGGGCTGCCGCAGTACATCAAGGACCACCCGATCTACTACGCGGGTCCGGCAAAGACCCCCAGGGGAATGCCGTCGGGCTCGTTCGGTCCGACCACCGCGGGACGGATGGATTCCTACGTCGACCTGTTCCAGTCCCACGGCGGGTCGCTCGTCATGATCGCGAAGGGGAACCGGTCCAAGGCGGTGACCGACGCGTGCAGGAAGCACGGCGGGTTCTACCTCGGATCGATCGGCGGCCCGGCGGCGCTGCTCGCGCAGGAGAACATCAAGAAGGTCGAGGTGCTCGAATACCCCGAGCTGGGGATGGAGGCGATCTGGAAGATCGAGGTCGAGGATTTCCCGGCGTTCATCCTGGTGGACGACAAGGGGAACGACTTCTACCAGCAGATCGCCTGCGCCGGCTGAAACCGGGGGCTCACTCGCCGGAGACCAGGGACACGACGTCGGCCGCCGCGTTCGGGCGGGCCAGCCGGCGGACGGCCTGCCGCATCCGGTCGAACCTCTCCTTGTCCGACAGGAGGGTGTCGATCTTGTAGCCCAGGGCCGGGAGGTTGTTGCAACGGATGGCGACCCCCTCCTCCAGAAGGTGGTCGCTGTTGCGCTCCTCCTGGCCCGGGATCGGATTGACGACGACCATCACCAGCCCGGAGGCCAGCGCCTCGGAGCTGGTGAGCCCCCCCGCCTTCCCCACGAGGAGATCCGAGGCCGCCATCCAGCGCTCCATCTCCGTCGTGAACCCCACGGCCCGTACCGGGTGCGAGGGGGCGGGGTGCTCCTCTATGCGGCGCTTCAGTTCCGGGTTCTTTCCGCACACCACCGCCACCTGGATGGGGTGGCGGACCTCCTGCAGGGCCTTCGCGAGGGACTCCACGGGCCCCATTCCGAACCCCCCCGCGGAGACGAGGACCGTTGTGAGGTCCGGCTGGAGGCCAAGCTCCCGGCGGAGCCGCCCCTTCTCCCCGGGCGAGGAGAAAACCGGGTCGATGGGGATTCCCGTCACGTGGATCGTCTCCGGAGGGATTCCGAGCGCGATCATGTGGACCTTCGTCTCCTCGCCCGCGACGAAATACCAGTCCACGCCCCGGTACAGCCACATGGAGTGGAGGTCGAAGTCCGTGATCACCACGCCGACCGGGACGTCCAGGATCTTCTTCCGGCGCAGGTAGAGGAGGATCTCCGCGGGGAGGAAATGGGTGCAGACGGCCAGCCGCGGAGGCGAAGCAAGGAGGAGCCTGACGAGGGGCCGGGTATTGAGCCAGTCGAGGGCGAGGCGGCGTTTCCTGTACTTCCACGGGTGGTCCATGGCGTCGTACACCAGCCCCAGGATCGCCGGCTGATGGTTGACCAGTTCGATGTACAGGTCCGAATAGACCTTTTTGAAGAGGTAGGAGGCGTGCTCCAGGACCTCCACATGTTTCGCGGGGATCCCTTTCGCCGCGAAGGCGGATACCAGCGCCTCCGCCGACCGGACGTGTCCCGCGCCGGCCGCCGCCGAGAGGACGAGCACCCCGCCCGCCTTCGACCCGTCTCCCGTCATCCGCCGGTCCTCCATTCCTTGACGGTCTTTTTGAGCCGGTACCAGATCCTGTGGAAACCGAGGGCATCCATCTCCGCCTCCGCCTCCTCTTTGCTCCACCCGTCGACCTCCATCCGGTAAACCGCCACCACCACTCCCACGCGGTCCACCCCGCGGGAGCAGTGGAGGAATACGGGCTGGTTCGCCGGGTCGGTCATCACCGACAGCGCCTTCCTCACCACCGCCGGGTCGGCTTTCGTAAAAAAACTCATGGGGATCTCGATATATCGCATCCCGGCCGCCTCGACCGCTTTCCTCTCCCCGTGACGCTGGCGAAAGTTGACCACCGTCCTTATGCCGATCGCCTTGAGAGTGGCGTATCCCTCGGGTTCCGGCTGGGCGCCCCGAAAGATTCCGGGTTCCACGCGACCGATGCTGGGGAGTCCCGGGAGGCTGACGAGATGCTCGAAAAAGCGGCTATTCCCGGGGGGAACGGCGGAATTGTCCCCTGTTGCGGCGCGTGAAGAGGCATTGCCGGGAGCGGCGGCGAGGCCGGGCGACACTCCCGGAGGTGCAAGCAGCCCGACCAGGAGAAGGAGGGCGGCAACCCGCACGGTCCGTCCCGCGAAGGACTCCTTTCCCGTCGCGGTCAATACGATAGCGATCGATTTCAACATCCTCTTCCCCTTTCGCCCATACTATCCATGCCCCTTGCGGGCGAGAAAAGAAGTAAGGCACGTCTCCCTTTTCTGAATTTCGCTGATCAGCGGCCGGACTTGCGCCGGGCCGTGACGGTCTCCCCGGCGATCCCCCAGTTGTCGGTCTCCACCTCTTCGATCAGCACCATCGTGGTCTGCGGGTTTTTCCCGAGCACGTCCACCAGCACCTTCGTCATCCCGCGGATCACTTCGGCTTTCTTTTCCGGCGTCACGCCGTCCCGCGTGATCTTGACGTTCACGAAAGGCATATCGGGACACCTCCGATTCGATTGATTACACTGTGATTATGCAACGGACGGGACCGATTCACTTGAAGCTTGTGGTAACAACGTTTTTCTGGGGGGGGACGTTCGTCGCGGGGAAGTGGGCGGTCGGCGAGGCGCCACCCTTCTTCGTCGCATTTCTGAGGTTCGCCATCGCGTCGGCCGCCCTCTGGACGCTCGTCGCCTGGCGTTACGGGGGGAGCGGGAAACGGTTCCCCATGCCGGAAGGCGGACCTCAGTGGACGGGGCTGTTCTCCCTCGGCCTCACCGGCGTGTTCCTCTACAATTTCGTTTTCCTTACGGGGCTTTCGTGGACCAGCGCCACGAACGGCTCGCTCATCGTGGCGTTCAATCCCCTGCTCACCGCCGTCCTGTCGGCCCTGTGGCTCAAGGAGCGTATCCGTCCCGTCCAGGCGGGAGGATTCCTCCTGGCGCTCATCGGCGTCGGCGTCGTCGTCACACGCGGATCGATCGCGGTGATCCGCAGCCTCTCCTTCAATCCCGGGGACCTGCTGATGCTGGGAGCGCCGGTGGCGTGGGCCCTTTACACCATTCTCGGGAAAAAGGTGCTTGCCTGCTTCTCCCCGCTCGTGGCCACGGCGTACGCGTCCCTCTTCGGCACCCTCCTGCTCCTGCCGGCAGCCGCGCTGGAGGGCTCGCTGCTCTCGGGCGTTCACCGCCTCTCCGTCTACGGCTGGATCTCGGTGCTCCAGCTCGCCCTGCTCGGGACGGTCGTCGGGTTCGTGTGGTGGTACGAGGGGGTTGAGGCGCTGGGCGCCTCCCGCGCCGCGGTCTTCGTCAATCTCGTCCCGCTGTTCGGGGTCCTCCTCTCCGTCCTGATCCTTTCCGAATCGCTGGAGGTTTCCCAACTGGCGGGAGGGATCCTCGTCGTCCTCGGAGTGGCCATCGGTACCCGGGGCGGCCGGGAGAATCGGGACGGGGACTCCGGCTGACCCCGTCCCGCCCCGCTTACTTCACACGGGCCTATTTCATCTGGATCGAGAACGGATACCCGCCGGTACCGTCGGTGTAGGTCGACACCATCAGGTTTTTCGCACTGTTCGTGATCCCGTGGAATGTGGATGTCACCATTCCCCCGCCCATCATTCCACCGCCCATCATTCCGCCGCCGGTACCGCCCATGGTCATCACTCCGCCGTTCATCTGGAACGTCATCTGCGACGTGGAGACCGGGCCATCGCTCCCCATCATCCCGGTGAACGTATCGTTCCCGCTTGCGTCCACGATCGACTGCCCGTACGTCCAACCCCGCGAACCCGGATTGCCGGAGGACACCCCATGCATTACCCAGTCCCCCATCATGTCCGCGGTGGAGGCCGTTGTGGTTCTCATCATGACCCATAGTTCGGGATCGCCCCCGTTGGTATCCGTGGCCACGATCATGGACTTGTCCGTCGACATGACCCCGTGGAACGAGGCGTCAGCAGGATTGGACATGATCCCGTTCGCATCCATGGAGAAAGTAAAATTCCCGCCCCCACCCAGGCCGGTATTCGTGGTCATGGAGGTGATGCCGGCGCTGCCGAATGTGAATTGCATGGTCCCGTAGGCCCACCCGGATGTGGTGTTGTCGCCCCCGGCCGTGAGACGCTGGAACTCCCACGGACCTGTCATATCCGACCCATCCGTCTGGAACACTCCGCCCCGCTTCTGGCCGATCATCATGGCAGGGCCGCCCGTGCCGTCGGTGAACGTCGCCACCATCACGCTCATGTCCCTCGATACGACGCACTGGAAGGTATTGTCGCCGGGATTCAGGAGCATCCCGGACAGGGACATGGTGTAGGGAATGTCGTCTCTGTTGGGGAGAGGGGTCCCGTTCCGGACGATTCCGGTCATGTGACCCAACCCGTTGTTGTCGAACGAGAGTGTCCCGTGTTCCCAACCCATCGTCCCCGAGGTCATCATGGTGTTGTAGGACCATGTCGTCCCCTTCACGTTATCCATG
The Candidatus Deferrimicrobium sp. genome window above contains:
- a CDS encoding fused DSP-PTPase phosphatase/NAD kinase-like protein, giving the protein MLKSIAIVLTATGKESFAGRTVRVAALLLLVGLLAPPGVSPGLAAAPGNASSRAATGDNSAVPPGNSRFFEHLVSLPGLPSIGRVEPGIFRGAQPEPEGYATLKAIGIRTVVNFRQRHGERKAVEAAGMRYIEIPMSFFTKADPAVVRKALSVMTDPANQPVFLHCSRGVDRVGVVVAVYRMEVDGWSKEEAEAEMDALGFHRIWYRLKKTVKEWRTGG
- a CDS encoding 4-oxalocrotonate tautomerase family protein, producing MPFVNVKITRDGVTPEKKAEVIRGMTKVLVDVLGKNPQTTMVLIEEVETDNWGIAGETVTARRKSGR
- a CDS encoding fumarate hydratase, whose translation is VSVAKFDGQEILKVQPEGLAFLAHQALRDVSFLLRPEHLEKVASILTDPEASPNDRGVTIALLRNAEVAAKFVLPLCQDTGTATIVGKKGQQVWTGARDEEYLSKGVHKMYTEENMRYSQTVPLTMYEEVNSGNNLPAQIDLYATQGDEYKFLFVTKGGGSANKMYLYQETKALLNSASLEKFLVEKMKTLGTAACPPYHLAFVVGGTSAEACLKAVKLASTKYFDHLPTTGNKGGRAFRDVEMEEKLLHAAQKSGYGAQFGGKYFALDVRVIRLPRHGASCPVGMGVSCSADRNVKAKINKGGIWLEELERNPGRLIPAKYRGKHEHGVVMVDLNRPMKEILAELTKYPVTTQLSLNGTIIVGRDIAHAKLKERIDKGEGLPQYIKDHPIYYAGPAKTPRGMPSGSFGPTTAGRMDSYVDLFQSHGGSLVMIAKGNRSKAVTDACRKHGGFYLGSIGGPAALLAQENIKKVEVLEYPELGMEAIWKIEVEDFPAFILVDDKGNDFYQQIACAG
- a CDS encoding MGDG synthase family glycosyltransferase, which encodes MTGDGSKAGGVLVLSAAAGAGHVRSAEALVSAFAAKGIPAKHVEVLEHASYLFKKVYSDLYIELVNHQPAILGLVYDAMDHPWKYRKRRLALDWLNTRPLVRLLLASPPRLAVCTHFLPAEILLYLRRKKILDVPVGVVITDFDLHSMWLYRGVDWYFVAGEETKVHMIALGIPPETIHVTGIPIDPVFSSPGEKGRLRRELGLQPDLTTVLVSAGGFGMGPVESLAKALQEVRHPIQVAVVCGKNPELKRRIEEHPAPSHPVRAVGFTTEMERWMAASDLLVGKAGGLTSSEALASGLVMVVVNPIPGQEERNSDHLLEEGVAIRCNNLPALGYKIDTLLSDKERFDRMRQAVRRLARPNAAADVVSLVSGE
- a CDS encoding DMT family transporter, with translation MVTTFFWGGTFVAGKWAVGEAPPFFVAFLRFAIASAALWTLVAWRYGGSGKRFPMPEGGPQWTGLFSLGLTGVFLYNFVFLTGLSWTSATNGSLIVAFNPLLTAVLSALWLKERIRPVQAGGFLLALIGVGVVVTRGSIAVIRSLSFNPGDLLMLGAPVAWALYTILGKKVLACFSPLVATAYASLFGTLLLLPAAALEGSLLSGVHRLSVYGWISVLQLALLGTVVGFVWWYEGVEALGASRAAVFVNLVPLFGVLLSVLILSESLEVSQLAGGILVVLGVAIGTRGGRENRDGDSG